Proteins from one Staphylococcus saprophyticus subsp. saprophyticus ATCC 15305 = NCTC 7292 genomic window:
- a CDS encoding DUF979 domain-containing protein, translating into MSESILNHILEIFYILIGLQLLYTAFRILKSSKHHKKYGTALFWILLAITFIAGPYIPNVFNGIFILMMGGLTLFKQVTIKNIVHVTEKEGDMGAQKYGNKLFIPALILAIAAIAVSNWTPLGGAIGLGISSILGLIAAYMVIKPKVKYIFYDSDRLTQQIGTVGILPQFLAALGVLFTVSGVGDVISKGISTILPEGNHLIGATAYVLGMVLFTMLMGNAFAAFTVITASIGIPFVIAQGGDPVIAGALAMTGGFCGTLLTPMAANFNTLPVALLEMKEEFGVIKAQAPIAIIMIIVHIALMYVWAF; encoded by the coding sequence ATGAGTGAAAGTATTTTAAATCATATTTTAGAAATTTTTTACATATTAATAGGTCTCCAATTACTTTATACTGCGTTTCGAATACTTAAATCTTCTAAGCATCATAAAAAGTATGGTACGGCATTATTTTGGATTTTATTAGCAATTACATTTATCGCTGGACCTTATATACCTAATGTCTTTAATGGCATATTCATATTAATGATGGGCGGATTGACTTTATTTAAACAAGTTACCATTAAAAATATTGTTCATGTTACAGAAAAAGAAGGAGATATGGGTGCACAAAAATATGGTAATAAATTATTTATACCGGCACTTATATTAGCGATTGCTGCTATTGCTGTCTCAAACTGGACGCCATTGGGTGGCGCAATTGGTTTGGGCATTTCCTCTATATTGGGACTAATTGCAGCATATATGGTGATTAAACCTAAAGTGAAATATATTTTCTATGATAGCGATCGATTAACACAACAAATTGGCACGGTGGGCATACTACCACAATTTCTTGCAGCTTTAGGTGTGCTGTTTACGGTTAGTGGTGTGGGAGATGTGATATCTAAAGGCATTTCGACAATACTACCAGAAGGTAATCATTTAATTGGTGCAACAGCCTATGTCTTAGGCATGGTGTTATTTACCATGCTTATGGGGAACGCATTTGCAGCATTTACTGTGATAACTGCAAGTATTGGTATACCATTTGTTATTGCACAAGGTGGTGATCCAGTTATTGCAGGCGCATTAGCAATGACAGGAGGATTTTGTGGCACATTATTAACGCCAATGGCAGCTAATTTTAATACGTTACCCGTAGCTTTGCTAGAAATGAAAGAAGAGTTTGGTGTGATTAAAGCGCAAGCACCCATTGCAATAATAATGATTATAGTACATATCGCTTTAATGTATGTATGGGCGTTTTAG
- the lrgB gene encoding antiholin-like protein LrgB: MIEHLAINTPYFGILLSLIPFIIATFLFKKTNGFFLFTPLFVSMVVGIAFLKLTGIDYANYKIGGDIINFFLEPATICFAIPLYKRRDVLKKYWKQILGGITLGTTAALVCIYLIAEAFQFSNGIIASMLPQGATTAIALPVSADIGGIKELTSLAVILNGVIIYALGSKLIKLFNITNPIARGLALGTSGHSLGVSSAQEFGETEASMASISLVIVGVIVVIVAPILATLLL, encoded by the coding sequence ATGATTGAACATTTAGCGATTAATACACCTTATTTTGGTATTCTACTATCACTTATACCTTTTATCATCGCAACTTTTTTATTTAAAAAGACAAATGGTTTTTTCTTGTTCACACCATTGTTTGTCAGCATGGTCGTCGGCATTGCCTTTTTAAAATTAACTGGTATTGATTACGCAAATTATAAAATCGGTGGCGATATCATTAATTTCTTCTTAGAACCAGCAACAATATGTTTCGCTATACCTTTATATAAACGTCGCGATGTCTTGAAAAAATATTGGAAACAAATCCTAGGCGGCATCACATTAGGTACAACTGCTGCACTTGTTTGTATCTATCTTATCGCCGAAGCATTCCAATTTTCTAATGGCATCATAGCATCTATGTTACCTCAAGGTGCGACAACTGCCATTGCATTACCCGTATCTGCAGATATCGGCGGCATCAAAGAGTTGACATCACTAGCAGTTATTTTAAATGGTGTGATTATATATGCTTTAGGATCTAAATTAATTAAGTTATTTAATATAACAAATCCTATTGCACGTGGTTTAGCACTTGGTACAAGTGGCCATTCGTTAGGTGTTTCTTCTGCACAAGAATTTGGTGAAACTGAAGCATCTATGGCATCTATTTCTCTAGTTATTGTTGGTGTGATTGTTGTAATCGTAGCTCCAATATTAGCAACATTACTATTATAA
- a CDS encoding GNAT family N-acetyltransferase: MEFTIRALTEEDRHSKANVHYESWLSTYNHISVNDYLENLDKAQFIKKSSLHNLPTLVAIVKNEIVGFITYGKTESISESDDWSEIYALYLLEAYQRHMIGYALTQRALELSYPDNVTLWVVEENTNAIHFYEQIGFKATEHKKPTYFGKTYNEVRMDYTRTEHDH, from the coding sequence ATGGAATTTACAATCAGAGCTTTAACTGAAGAAGATCGACATAGCAAAGCAAATGTCCATTACGAAAGTTGGTTGAGCACTTATAACCATATATCTGTAAATGACTATCTAGAAAATCTTGATAAAGCACAATTTATTAAGAAGTCCTCCTTGCATAACTTACCTACGTTAGTAGCAATTGTTAAAAATGAAATCGTAGGTTTTATCACTTATGGTAAAACAGAATCCATTTCAGAATCAGATGACTGGAGCGAAATTTATGCATTATATCTATTAGAAGCTTATCAGCGTCATATGATTGGTTACGCTTTAACGCAACGTGCATTAGAATTATCCTATCCTGATAATGTGACGCTATGGGTAGTTGAAGAAAACACAAATGCCATTCATTTCTATGAACAAATAGGCTTTAAAGCAACTGAGCATAAAAAGCCAACATACTTTGGTAAAACCTATAATGAAGTCCGCATGGATTATACACGTACAGAACATGATCATTAA
- a CDS encoding response regulator transcription factor LytR, with protein sequence MRAIIVDDEPLARNELHYLLNQINHFEKIDKAENVSETLELLLYDDYDVIFLDINLMDESGLDLANKIKKMKHAPFIIFATAHDTFAVKAFELDAIDYILKPFEQQRIAQAVHKVEQALGQTTEHHSDSYTTASMDTQNNEKTKTSKVLPIEVNERIHIINLDDIIAVSVNNGITTINTTLDDFETSEPLSHYEKKIETQNFMRIHRATLINKSHIQTIEHWFNYTYQLTMTNQLRFQVSRSYMKTFKQMMGLN encoded by the coding sequence TTGAGAGCAATCATTGTAGATGACGAACCCTTAGCACGTAATGAACTTCACTATTTGCTAAATCAAATAAACCATTTTGAAAAAATTGATAAAGCAGAAAATGTTTCTGAGACATTAGAACTATTACTTTATGATGATTATGATGTTATTTTTCTTGATATTAATTTAATGGACGAAAGTGGTCTTGATCTTGCCAACAAAATAAAGAAAATGAAACATGCGCCTTTTATCATCTTTGCCACAGCGCATGATACTTTTGCTGTAAAGGCTTTTGAATTGGATGCCATCGATTATATCCTTAAACCTTTTGAGCAACAACGTATTGCACAAGCAGTTCACAAAGTAGAACAAGCTTTGGGGCAAACTACCGAACATCATAGTGATAGTTATACAACAGCTTCTATGGATACTCAAAACAACGAAAAAACAAAAACAAGTAAAGTGCTCCCTATTGAGGTAAATGAACGCATTCATATTATTAACTTAGATGATATTATTGCAGTTTCGGTCAACAATGGTATTACTACAATCAATACAACACTCGACGATTTCGAAACTTCAGAGCCTTTGAGTCATTATGAAAAGAAAATTGAAACGCAAAATTTCATGCGTATCCATCGTGCAACATTAATTAATAAATCCCATATTCAAACCATTGAACATTGGTTCAATTATACGTATCAACTTACCATGACAAATCAATTAAGGTTTCAGGTTAGCCGCTCCTATATGAAAACTTTCAAACAAATGATGGGGCTTAATTGA
- a CDS encoding DUF805 domain-containing protein, giving the protein MIEAYKDYWKRYIDFKGKSNRLEFWTPVLVHIISIFIIALIGAFSFIVGIFIVAAVLSALIGLFGLANIVPMAAVTLRRFYDAGRKRTTAIILIILSVVVNIVFDIIQVDSIAVFLNIVSIICTIILVIETLLPSKNVEDAQLKWL; this is encoded by the coding sequence ATGATAGAGGCGTATAAAGATTATTGGAAAAGATATATAGATTTTAAAGGTAAATCGAATCGTTTAGAATTTTGGACGCCAGTATTGGTACATATTATCAGTATTTTTATCATTGCGTTGATTGGTGCGTTTAGTTTTATTGTCGGTATATTCATTGTAGCAGCAGTATTGTCAGCTTTAATAGGGTTGTTTGGATTAGCTAACATTGTCCCGATGGCTGCAGTGACCTTGCGAAGATTTTATGATGCTGGTCGAAAACGGACAACAGCGATCATATTAATTATTCTATCTGTGGTAGTTAATATTGTCTTTGATATTATCCAAGTTGACAGTATAGCAGTCTTCTTAAACATTGTTTCAATAATTTGTACTATTATATTAGTGATAGAAACACTACTACCTTCGAAAAATGTAGAAGATGCACAATTAAAATGGTTATAA
- the pcp gene encoding pyroglutamyl-peptidase I translates to MRILITGFDPFGGERVNPALEAVKLLPDEIGAHKIDKLEIPTVFHKSKDVILSQMKRYEYDIVLAIGQAGGRYELTPERVGINVDDARIADNEGNQPIDEVIQVDGNAAYFSNLPVKRITEAIKAQGIPSRLSNTAGTFVCNHILYQLGYLQATAFPKIKFGFIHVPFVPEQVTDKPEKPSMSLETIRIGLYAALEAIVESGEDIKVALGETH, encoded by the coding sequence ATGAGAATTTTAATAACTGGTTTCGATCCATTTGGTGGAGAACGCGTTAACCCAGCATTAGAAGCTGTGAAATTATTACCTGATGAAATTGGCGCACATAAGATAGATAAGTTAGAAATACCTACTGTTTTTCACAAAAGTAAAGATGTCATTCTATCTCAAATGAAGCGTTATGAATATGATATCGTTTTGGCTATAGGACAAGCTGGTGGGAGATATGAATTAACACCTGAGCGTGTTGGGATTAATGTGGATGATGCACGCATTGCCGATAATGAAGGTAATCAACCGATTGATGAAGTGATACAAGTTGATGGAAATGCAGCATATTTTTCTAATTTGCCAGTCAAACGAATAACAGAAGCGATTAAAGCACAGGGTATTCCATCAAGGTTATCTAATACTGCTGGCACTTTTGTTTGTAATCATATTTTATATCAGCTAGGTTATTTACAAGCAACAGCGTTTCCAAAAATAAAATTTGGCTTTATTCATGTACCATTTGTTCCTGAACAAGTTACTGATAAACCAGAAAAACCGTCTATGTCATTAGAAACGATTCGAATTGGTTTATATGCTGCTTTAGAAGCAATTGTTGAATCAGGAGAAGATATAAAAGTCGCTTTAGGTGAAACACACTAA
- a CDS encoding sensor histidine kinase has translation MLNLFILLLERVGLIILIAYILMNINHFKTMMNEREKRRSQWQLIIIFGCFSMISNFTGIQIRGDEIINGTVYNHLDPDASLANTRVLTIGVSGLIGGPFVALAVAVISGMYRVYIGGADAYIYLISSIFIALISGYFGYKAMRANRYPTIVKGACIGGTTEIIQMLCILLFSDNTEHAWTLVKLIAIPMISINSIGTAIFLSIILSTIKQEEETRAIQTHDVLQLANQTLPYFRSGLNEQSAKKAAEIILNLMRVSAVAITNRKDILTHVGVASDHHVAQKAIITNLSKRAIQSGTLKEAYSSEEIGCNHPGCPLEAAIVVPLRVKNDVVGTLKLYFTNKYDVNYSDKQLATGLAEIFSSQLELGQAETQSALIRDAEIKSLQAQVNPHFFFNAINTISALIRIDSEKARELLLQLSQFFRSNLQGARNNTISLEKELQQVESYLSLEQARYPDRFNVSFDIDRTCYGALVPPFAIQILVENAIKHAFKNRKYNNEIIVKAHKAQTGLVISVSDNGHGIPYEKLDKIGKTSVHSESGTGSALENLNRRLDGLFGYEASLQIHSDHQGTQVSCTIPYHNLEEEKIESNHCR, from the coding sequence ATGTTAAATTTATTTATACTACTTCTTGAACGTGTGGGCTTAATCATACTTATTGCCTATATACTAATGAACATCAACCATTTTAAAACAATGATGAATGAGCGCGAGAAACGACGTTCACAATGGCAATTAATTATTATTTTTGGTTGCTTCTCTATGATTTCAAACTTCACTGGTATACAAATCCGAGGCGATGAAATAATTAATGGAACTGTTTATAACCATCTAGACCCTGATGCTTCTTTAGCAAATACACGTGTTTTGACTATTGGCGTATCAGGACTTATCGGTGGTCCATTTGTAGCATTAGCAGTTGCCGTCATTTCAGGTATGTATCGTGTTTACATTGGTGGTGCTGATGCATATATTTACTTGATTTCATCTATTTTCATCGCTTTAATTTCTGGCTATTTTGGCTATAAAGCGATGCGTGCTAACCGTTATCCTACGATAGTCAAAGGTGCGTGCATTGGTGGTACAACAGAAATAATTCAAATGCTTTGTATTCTTTTATTTTCTGATAATACTGAACATGCGTGGACATTAGTAAAACTCATCGCTATCCCTATGATTTCGATTAATTCCATCGGTACAGCAATATTTTTATCTATTATTTTATCTACTATTAAACAAGAGGAAGAAACGCGTGCGATACAAACACATGATGTGTTACAGCTTGCTAACCAGACATTGCCTTATTTCCGCTCTGGTTTGAATGAGCAATCAGCGAAAAAAGCAGCAGAGATTATACTTAATTTAATGCGCGTATCTGCGGTAGCAATTACCAACCGTAAAGATATTTTGACTCATGTTGGCGTAGCGAGCGACCATCATGTTGCCCAAAAAGCAATTATTACTAATTTATCTAAACGAGCCATTCAATCTGGCACTTTAAAAGAAGCATATTCTAGTGAAGAAATCGGTTGTAACCACCCAGGATGCCCTTTAGAAGCAGCAATCGTAGTACCTCTACGCGTCAAGAATGATGTTGTCGGGACATTAAAATTATATTTTACAAATAAATATGATGTTAACTATTCAGATAAACAATTAGCAACTGGACTTGCTGAAATATTTTCCAGTCAACTTGAATTAGGTCAAGCTGAAACACAAAGTGCCTTAATACGTGATGCTGAAATTAAATCACTTCAAGCACAAGTTAATCCACATTTTTTCTTTAATGCAATTAATACCATTTCTGCATTAATACGTATTGATAGTGAAAAAGCACGTGAATTACTTTTACAACTCAGTCAATTTTTCAGATCTAATTTACAAGGTGCGCGTAATAACACGATTTCTTTAGAAAAAGAATTACAACAAGTAGAATCCTATTTATCTCTAGAACAAGCTAGATATCCGGACCGCTTCAATGTGTCGTTTGACATAGATCGTACTTGTTACGGCGCACTTGTACCGCCTTTTGCTATACAGATACTTGTTGAGAATGCCATTAAGCATGCTTTTAAAAATAGGAAATACAATAACGAAATTATCGTAAAAGCACACAAAGCTCAAACAGGTTTAGTCATTTCCGTATCCGATAATGGTCATGGTATCCCTTATGAAAAACTTGATAAAATTGGTAAAACCAGTGTCCATTCAGAATCTGGTACAGGCAGCGCGTTAGAAAATTTAAATCGCAGATTAGATGGATTGTTTGGTTATGAAGCAAGTCTTCAAATTCATTCCGATCACCAAGGCACACAAGTGAGTTGTACGATTCCGTACCATAATTTAGAGGAGGAAAAAATTGAGAGCAATCATTGTAGATGA
- a CDS encoding DUF4242 domain-containing protein, which translates to MTLFLLEANDLAFASNKKELEDKAAQLTTGDVPTLIEVQATEDLTHGYFIVEANNDTEAKQFLEDASININLVKEVRLVGKELDEVKKGDPKIDYLVTWNIPEGITMDQYLARKKKNSVHYEEVPEVQFQRTYVCEDMTKCICMYDAPDEDAVRRARKAVDTPIDDIEKI; encoded by the coding sequence ATGACATTATTTTTACTAGAAGCAAACGATTTGGCTTTTGCCTCAAATAAAAAAGAATTAGAAGATAAAGCTGCTCAATTAACAACTGGTGATGTACCTACTTTAATTGAAGTTCAAGCTACTGAAGACTTAACACATGGTTACTTTATTGTAGAAGCAAATAATGATACTGAAGCAAAACAATTTCTAGAAGATGCTTCAATTAATATAAATTTAGTTAAAGAAGTGCGTCTAGTTGGTAAAGAACTGGATGAAGTTAAAAAAGGCGATCCTAAAATTGACTACCTTGTAACTTGGAATATCCCAGAAGGTATTACAATGGATCAATATTTAGCACGTAAGAAGAAAAATTCAGTTCACTACGAAGAAGTACCGGAAGTACAATTCCAACGTACGTATGTTTGTGAAGACATGACAAAATGTATTTGTATGTACGATGCGCCAGATGAAGACGCTGTACGCCGTGCTCGTAAAGCTGTAGATACACCAATCGATGACATCGAAAAAATATAA
- a CDS encoding MFS transporter — protein sequence MESSQSFEGDNRLLVGIFLGVITFWLFAQSLVNIVPDLQSSFDTNYGTINVAVSITALLCGLFVVGAGGLADRYGRVKMTYIGLILSIVGSLLIIIPGFIPLLVVGRAIQGLSAACIMPSTLAIINEYYIGSRRQRALSYWSIGSWGGTGICSLFGGMVSTFVGWRSIFIISIIVALAAMYLMKHAPETKAVQTKETKRAKFDTIGLIILIIAMLSVNLIITQASNYGLFSPLILSLMFIFIVAVIGFLFYETRIHNPLIDFRIFKNKGYTGATVSNFLLNAVAGTLIVANTYFQSGLHFTSFQSGAMTITYLVAVLVMIRVGEKILQHIGPKRPMLIGAGLNAVGIILISLTFLPTPMYIVMCILGYLIYGIGLGMYATPSTDTAVTTAPDDKVGVASGVYKMASSLGNSFGVALSGTIFTVMTTTANIHVGAMYGLLFNAALAIIAFLAVLLLVPKHQFNN from the coding sequence ATGGAGTCATCACAATCATTTGAAGGAGATAATAGGCTTCTTGTAGGTATATTTTTAGGAGTTATTACATTCTGGTTATTTGCACAATCTCTTGTAAATATCGTACCAGATCTTCAGTCATCGTTTGATACAAATTATGGCACAATTAACGTGGCAGTAAGTATCACAGCATTATTGTGTGGGCTGTTTGTTGTCGGTGCTGGTGGGCTAGCTGACCGATATGGTAGAGTTAAAATGACATATATAGGATTGATTTTAAGTATTGTCGGTTCATTACTGATTATTATTCCTGGATTTATACCATTGTTAGTAGTTGGTAGAGCCATACAAGGCTTATCTGCTGCGTGTATTATGCCATCAACGTTAGCAATCATTAACGAGTATTACATAGGAAGCCGACGTCAACGCGCCCTGAGCTATTGGTCTATTGGTTCATGGGGCGGTACAGGTATTTGTTCATTATTCGGTGGCATGGTGTCTACCTTTGTAGGTTGGAGATCAATTTTTATTATCTCTATTATTGTGGCACTCGCAGCGATGTATTTAATGAAGCATGCGCCAGAAACAAAGGCGGTTCAAACAAAAGAAACGAAACGCGCCAAATTTGATACGATTGGACTTATTATTTTAATTATTGCAATGTTGAGTGTCAATTTGATTATTACACAAGCTTCAAATTATGGTTTATTTTCACCACTCATTTTGTCATTGATGTTCATTTTTATTGTTGCAGTTATTGGATTCTTATTTTATGAAACAAGAATACACAATCCGCTGATTGATTTTAGGATATTTAAAAATAAAGGTTACACGGGTGCAACAGTATCGAACTTTTTATTAAATGCCGTTGCCGGTACTTTAATTGTAGCGAATACTTATTTTCAATCAGGCCTTCATTTTACATCATTCCAATCTGGCGCAATGACGATTACTTATCTTGTGGCTGTACTTGTAATGATTAGAGTCGGAGAAAAAATACTTCAACACATTGGACCTAAACGTCCAATGTTAATCGGTGCAGGGTTAAATGCTGTTGGTATTATTTTAATTTCACTCACATTCCTACCTACACCGATGTATATCGTTATGTGTATACTTGGTTACTTAATTTATGGTATCGGATTAGGTATGTATGCAACGCCATCTACAGACACTGCTGTTACGACAGCGCCTGATGACAAAGTAGGTGTCGCTTCTGGTGTCTATAAAATGGCGTCCTCTTTAGGTAATTCGTTTGGTGTTGCGTTGTCAGGAACAATATTTACGGTTATGACAACCACTGCGAATATACATGTAGGTGCCATGTATGGTTTGTTATTTAATGCAGCATTAGCTATTATTGCATTTTTAGCTGTTCTATTACTCGTGCCTAAACATCAATTTAATAATTAA
- a CDS encoding M20/M25/M40 family metallo-hydrolase codes for MTKLLWQTYEDRLILLKRLVNHQTVTNTEGELTFPSFIKQLLLQIPYFEKNQSQILLETTEDNKEAVVAFYKAPTTTKTIVLISHFDTVDVDDYGSFREDAFDPDKLKYDFTQYSSYLSTDAIEDLKNDTYLFGRGVMDMKAGLMLHLSLIELASIEVWDINLILVTVPDEEVNSSGMRKAVETIASIKQTFQLDIQLHLNSEPTFQQASADEQHYIYSGSIGKIMPGVLCYGKETHVGNPLDGLSSNFMMSYMNQAIEYNHLFKEEFENETTPLPVSLMTKDIKQTYDVQTPFRTMGLYNMFLFKQKPADLYRQFIDTVIRATERCESDWLKILENEDIEFETKINVLTFDQLKQYAIKHYGESRIDKEIQQVIKETPGLHMQSIRVTDRLMQICRNIAPAVVTFFATPYYPAVNVSYDQKIEETIALVKETFEEKFQCQSKRIHYFNGISDSSYLNFAGDMSQMITYEKNTPNFNATYTIPFEAIKEISAPTLLCGPIGKDAHKVSERLHKKSAFEELPFVLEKLIKSYI; via the coding sequence TTGACTAAATTATTATGGCAAACATATGAAGACAGATTGATTTTATTAAAACGTTTAGTAAATCATCAAACTGTGACGAATACGGAAGGTGAATTAACATTTCCGAGTTTTATAAAGCAATTATTATTACAGATTCCTTATTTTGAAAAAAATCAGTCACAAATTTTACTTGAGACTACAGAAGATAATAAAGAGGCCGTTGTAGCCTTTTATAAGGCGCCCACGACAACTAAAACGATTGTGTTAATTAGTCATTTCGATACAGTAGATGTAGATGATTATGGCTCATTTCGTGAAGATGCGTTTGACCCAGATAAACTAAAATATGATTTCACACAATACAGCAGTTATTTAAGTACAGATGCTATTGAAGATTTAAAAAATGACACCTACCTCTTTGGTCGGGGCGTGATGGATATGAAGGCTGGGTTAATGTTGCATTTATCATTAATCGAATTAGCAAGTATAGAAGTATGGGATATCAATTTGATATTAGTAACTGTGCCAGATGAAGAAGTAAATTCATCAGGTATGAGAAAAGCAGTGGAAACGATAGCTTCAATAAAACAAACATTTCAATTAGACATTCAACTACATTTGAATAGTGAGCCAACGTTTCAACAAGCAAGTGCAGATGAACAACATTATATCTATTCTGGCTCTATAGGTAAAATTATGCCTGGGGTATTGTGCTACGGAAAAGAAACACATGTAGGTAACCCATTAGATGGTCTGAGTTCTAATTTTATGATGAGTTATATGAATCAAGCAATTGAGTATAACCATTTATTTAAAGAAGAATTTGAAAATGAAACGACACCATTGCCTGTTTCGCTTATGACGAAAGACATTAAACAAACGTATGATGTTCAAACGCCATTTAGGACAATGGGGTTATATAACATGTTTCTATTTAAGCAAAAGCCAGCGGATTTATATAGACAATTTATAGATACGGTCATTCGTGCGACAGAGCGTTGTGAAAGTGATTGGTTAAAAATATTAGAGAACGAAGACATTGAATTTGAAACAAAAATCAACGTCCTCACCTTTGATCAGTTAAAACAATATGCGATTAAACATTATGGCGAATCACGCATCGATAAAGAAATACAACAGGTTATCAAAGAAACGCCGGGGCTTCATATGCAGAGCATTCGTGTGACAGACCGCTTAATGCAAATTTGTCGCAATATCGCACCTGCAGTTGTGACATTTTTTGCGACACCATATTATCCTGCTGTAAATGTTTCATACGATCAAAAAATTGAGGAAACCATCGCATTAGTTAAAGAGACATTTGAAGAAAAATTTCAATGTCAGAGTAAACGTATACATTATTTTAACGGTATCAGTGATAGTAGTTATTTAAATTTTGCTGGAGATATGTCTCAAATGATAACTTACGAAAAGAACACACCGAATTTTAATGCAACGTATACGATTCCATTTGAGGCGATTAAAGAAATTAGTGCGCCGACATTACTTTGTGGTCCTATTGGCAAAGATGCGCATAAAGTGAGTGAACGATTGCATAAAAAAAGTGCTTTTGAAGAATTACCATTTGTGTTAGAGAAACTCATAAAATCATATATTTAA
- the lrgA gene encoding antiholin-like murein hydrolase modulator LrgA has protein sequence MGVEKEQRKTHNKISKTYNFFHQALVIAIIMFISNIIESFMPVPMPASVIGLVLLFIALCTGIVKLGQVETVGTTLTNNIGFLFVPAGVSVINSLGILSTSPILIILLIIISTLLLLLCTGFLSQLLITKSFIPKNSKQKNWRRINYD, from the coding sequence ATGGGAGTAGAAAAAGAACAACGCAAAACGCACAATAAAATCTCTAAAACATATAATTTTTTCCATCAAGCGCTTGTTATAGCGATTATTATGTTTATTTCAAACATCATCGAAAGTTTCATGCCGGTGCCAATGCCAGCTTCAGTAATAGGACTTGTCCTATTATTTATTGCTTTATGTACTGGTATTGTAAAACTTGGCCAAGTAGAAACTGTTGGAACCACATTAACGAATAACATTGGTTTCTTATTCGTACCAGCAGGTGTTTCAGTCATTAATTCATTAGGCATATTAAGCACAAGTCCAATCCTAATTATATTATTAATTATCATTTCAACATTGCTCTTGTTGTTATGTACAGGATTTTTATCTCAGTTGCTTATTACAAAATCCTTTATTCCGAAAAATTCAAAACAAAAAAATTGGCGGAGGATAAATTATGATTGA